The genomic DNA aatttcaaaatcgtGTAACTACACGCAATGTTCtatgttattaatttcatatcgATATTTCTGATACtatgttattaaaaatcatatgatgtacataaattttttgagtgtaaattttattttcagcagCTACACGGTATAACAATATTTGGTTACACGGTATTACACTCTCAAATCATCGCCGATACATACGATTACCTTTGTCTCGGTTTATActtacaaaacaattttttttctttgtttaatGGTAATTTATTCTGACACAATTACtctcattaataatttgtcaCATTATAGAGATAAAATAACGAAATCACTAAAGCAATTTATGACTCACTAATAATTACGTCATCGGCAacatttaacattaaaatcattagccaaaatatataaatatctgtatcataattattaattaaaatggttaaaaattaatttaatgtaataaaaatgtttgattttgaagttttgtaCAGTATGGCATCGTAAATTCaggcaattaaaaagtaaaagttaTCGAATGGTTAAGAAAAATACTTACGAAGTAAAAAACCTCAAATACTTAAAAATGTAGACAAATATATTCTTTTAtgcacatatatttgtatatttattaaccatctctaattaattattgataattagaATATTAGATATCATCTGTACATTAGTtcgttaaaatatttcagatGTTAAGGTTATGTATTATTTCTTGATACATAAGATATAAAACAAAGTAATCACATAAATTAAGATGTGCACTATATTATCTTATTAAAAGATGTCGATCacatattttaaaagattaatttaacaaaatcttttatttaataaataattattattctttgtAAATTTTAGATCACGTAAATCAgcatcaataatttttcaatgtaatttttgtttagatTTTTGTCTGACTTGATCTTAGATGTTGTTAGCGTCTATTTCGCGCGGTCGATAAGGGAGAGGGTTTCATATTGTGGTAAAATGTCACGACCATGGGGAATAGAGACTCTCTACATATCTCTATTCTTTATggtcataataattaatttgtgacAATTTGAATGAAGAAAATACGTTCTCCATAactataacaaaaaatttaaacaaatgtttttaGTTCGAGCAATTCTAAAattgcacaaaaaaaaaaattatgaaaccaAATCAAGTCAAAATTccaaattcaatattttcctTATATCAGCGTATTTACGGAAATGTTAGTAAaaggtttatatttttatatcttttggttaaattatttacaaatcgtaaatattgattaaattattgtttttaatcgtCACCGTCCTtagatagaaatttttaaacgaataataattacattaagaCAATTAagacaataaaagaaaaacatcttttaaaaaaattgaataatcatTGGACACCATATATATTTCTTCCACCTTAATATCATTTCCTATTCAATAAAGCTCTAAAAACAATTCTTGTTTACGAATATATGCATAATATATTTGATGAATCTGTTAATTCATATCtataatatatctatatatatttgatgaatCTGTTAATTCATATCTAGGACAGAATAtatagtataaattataaccaatactaatttaatcaaaagtgattaaaataaaatctgataTTATCTATCAAACATTacacataaatattatatatatatttatttattgtaattctaACATTATTTTGAACTATGGAAATTTGCAAACTTttacattataattataaaagaaataattaaaggaaatttacgataaatttatacggtcataaagaaatttttatttttgaaataatatttcacaACCATATGAAAgcttacattttttaatttagtacattatcatcagtaaaattataataaatgttgaaatagaaaaattgtattattaaattattagagtcaaattttaatacatataaaaaaaaaatatttgaattaattaaataaatattaagagaTAATCGATTATCGATTCTTTTCACTGCAGAGTTCAATCTACATTCTTTCAACAAttatactaaaataaatagtcataATCTACTATGTTAATTTGTTTTTGCATTTAATCCTATATAAATGCTTCATATACTTAAGAACgtaatattcattaattaaattagtagtAATTTAGATATAGAAACTTTtgtcattgaatttttaatagtacATAAGATGTCTGTTTAGATATGATGTATTAAACAGCCATTTCACTTAAATGAAGATTATTGTTAACTAACATTCAATCGATTGAttatgttatgtttttttctttcctttaacatacaaaatattcaatataaaaatactatatTTCCCAGCAtcttgaacttttttttttaatttatatgatgaaataaagaaaggtgaccagagaaaaaaaagtttttaactCGTACCTGATGTTGAGCTCGATAAATCTTAATCTTTTagaaagaataaatttaaaaaaaaaattttttttgtctctcttaacctttcaattttaatatcttcatATGTAAAACGAAAGATCTTAATTTAGCAATTATATTAGGCttgtttttaactttaaaattaaatataaaatactacTATACTTCACAGCGCCATTTATactttttggttttaaatttttacccaTATGATCGAGTCACAATAAAAAGGGTataagagagaaaaaaaaaatttttaattcgaacCTGATGTTTAGTTCAATAAGTCTTAACCTTTTAGCAAATTATATTAGGAATCTgatttttttgtctcttatACCCTTTCAGTTTTAATGCCTTCACTCATATGTAAGTTAAAAATCTCaatactttaaattttaactttccATATGATTAGGATTGATGTTTTCCAAATGATCGGTCTTAATTGTTGTTGATTTTTCTTTCGGCTCGTCTGTCTCAGTACGTAAGCGTTTGGATTGAGGACTGACGAAATTTGTATTAAGCGCATTAGTACTCATTTTCTCATCATCCACCTTCGTAATATCCGACATTTTACTACATTGAAGATAGGTTAATCCatctaaataacaaaaaaaatttactaaaagtTATGAGgcacgtaaatttattttgataaagaTCAACATGTATCGTTTTCAAACAACGAATAACAAAAATCCTACTCcaatattaaaaacatttatttaaagtaaaaaccagaaaatagcgaacattaaaaaaatttaatttttacagtgaaaaaaaagattgacgattaaaaaaaaatattttagatgcATGTCAAgctcttttataaattattcaaattctgTAAATTCAAacacttcaaattttattccaataacttttcgtttacttatttaaattttttaaaaattacgaaataCCCACAACATTAACGTTTGTGTTAAATTCACTTTCATATATCTTTTTAGTcacgaataaattaatttaaattatagtaACAATTAGTCGatctttgataaaaaaaaatagtcaaatgaaagaaaagttcaatcatatacatatataaaaaaaaaaataaaaagacttacaatttttatcacGAGTTAGCCGTCCACAGACTTCTACATGCGTTCCTTCTTCAAATACTTCATCGCTCGGCAAAATATTGAACACATTTACTTGAACTTGAATGACACCATCAGTAATGGCACCGGAACCACAACTCAACTTAGAGTTCCTGCTATCATTTTCGATCTTATCGCTGATAAAACCTTGTAGGCCtagaatattgaataaaaacataaatatttttattaaatttttaaacgattttaattttttgttaaataaatttaatcaaaaagtCTGTGCAGGACTTATTGttcgtaaagaaaataaaatttacgaataataaACCTCTATACTTACGGATAACACCAAACAATTCTGCGATTTCCGACATCTTTACTAATTTTACTTCTACGGGATTCGTTTGTCTGCTTCCACGTTTAGTAACTTTACTTTTAGAAGTAATATGAAGTTCTTTATTTAAGACACCGTCTGCTTCTTTAAAATACTGAGGGTTAACAGCGGCACATCGTAGTCTTGTTAATGAATAAATCTAcaaattagaattttaagataaTCTAAATTCACATAATTAAGGCTATTCTCAGACAATGCCCCCTCCCCCCttttctaaaatattcaataattttcaattgtaatgaccgtattaaaattttgacaaataattaaaaagagtttaagcATTAACTGAAAACAGGGTAACGCAGTTACAGTTTCGCCGAGCCatagatttcaaaaaaatattaattacagttgatatcaaataggagttaaacgaaatttgttaaataaatttcagtaaaaccTTCATGTTAACATTATAATTTGgactgtcaaattttttaggcttAAATTCATcaaccaaattttatttaactcgaaattgataacaactgtgagtaattttttttaaaatctatagtTTGGCGAAGTTGTAACTatgttgtccttttttcaatcaattcttgaattatttagaaattgatcactaaaaatttcaacGCTTATACGACAGTTTAgaatcattgaaaatttttaaaaagtggggggtaCTGGCTGAGAATGtcctcaaaatttaatagataGAGT from Microplitis mediator isolate UGA2020A chromosome 7, iyMicMedi2.1, whole genome shotgun sequence includes the following:
- the LOC130672202 gene encoding uncharacterized protein LOC130672202, with protein sequence MNDMTSNDEFDRLEVGCNFIKITGMAEDIEGLRKLSRSKTLFRFVMNNGTGRRIRVLAWDEDAIEVQDKIKPNGIYSLTRLRCAAVNPQYFKEADGVLNKELHITSKSKVTKRGSRQTNPVEVKLVKMSEIAELFGVIRLQGFISDKIENDSRNSKLSCGSGAITDGVIQVQVNVFNILPSDEVFEEGTHVEVCGRLTRDKNYGLTYLQCSKMSDITKVDDEKMSTNALNTNFVSPQSKRLRTETDEPKEKSTTIKTDHLENINPNHMES